Genomic window (Jeotgalibacillus aurantiacus):
AGGATCAAGCCTGAACACATTATTGAACTTGCCTGTGGGACTGGGAGACTGACGATTCCTGTGGCGAAGCAGGGCTATGATGTTACAGGCGTTGATTTACATCAGGGTATGCTGGATCGTGCAAAGGAAAAGGCGGAAGCAGTGGGAGTTCAGATTGATTGGATTCAGCAGGATTGTACGAAGCTATCCTTACCCCGAAGTGCTTCTCTCGTTTATATGACAGGTAATTCATTTCAGCATTTTTTAACCAATGACATGCAGGATCAGCTGATGCTTTCTGTTAAAGAGCATTTACATGCAGGTGGATATTTTATTTTCAACACGCGAAATCCTCTGTTACATGACCTGGCAGAGGTGGACGAATATAAAACTAGATATTCAGATGCATCCGGCAGGCGGGTTGTGGAAGAAAATCGGGAGGTATATGATCCGATTACGCAGGTTCAGGACTGTTTCCAAACACGCCGAACTTTTGATCAAGACAAGGAAGTTGAAACAGAGGAAATCTCAATCCGAATCCGATTTACCTTTCCTTTAGAGCTTGAAAGATTGATGAAGCAGCACGGCTATGAGATTGAGGGTTTTTATGGCGGCTGGGGTCTTGAGTCGCTGAAGAAGGAAAGCAGTGAACTGGTTGTGGTGGTGAAAAGGGGAGAGGCCGATCAAACTGAATGAAGAGCCTTTTTAGGAGTGACAGAATGAGAACGTTAATACTGGCAAATGGCGAAGAGGTTCAGGTGAAGTGTCTGAGTTGTGCGATTACAGGTGGACTTGTTGAGCCTGAGGGTGGCGTCATATGTGAAACGGAGTATTTTCACGCTCATCAGGACGTTGCGTATCCTATTCCGGGACTCGTCATTTTAGCATCAAAAAGACATATCACGTGTCTTGATGAATTGACTGAAAAAGAACGTCTGGACTACATCACCACCATGAGCAGGATCAGAGCGGCTCAGCGTGAAGAGCTCGGCATTGAGCACGTTTATTACTTTTACAATGAGGATACAACGCATCATTTTCATATCTGGATGGTACCGAGATATGACTGGATGAAGGATTTCGGGAGGTCTGTGGAATCATTGAGACCGGCCATGCTCCATGCCAGACATGAGTTAAATACAGACGAGAACAGAAAAATCGTACATAATGGGATCGCAGCGTTAAGTAAAGCGTTAAATATGACTAAATAAGAAATGGAGAATGATCATGAATATTTTATTTGCAGCAAAAGAAGACAGTAAGGAACTCGCACCATTATTTGATGCGTACCGGCAATTTTACAATCAGCCATCCAACCTTGATGGAGCGGAGGCTTATTTATCAGAACGTCTGGCAGAAGGAGAGTCGATTATCTTTTTTGCAAAGGAGGGAGATGAGGTGCTTGGATTTACGCAGTTGTATCCAACCTTTTCGTCGATTTCAATGAGACGCGCATGGATTTTAAACGATCTTTATGTTTCTGAACAGGCGCGCAAAAAGGGAGTAGGAGAGCGACTGCTTCAGCAGGTAAAGGAATTTGCCGAGGAAACATCAGCAGCAAGTGTCAGTCTGAGCACTGCGCCGGATAACGAGAAAGCGCAAAGACTGTATGAGCGAAATGGTTATGTTCGGGATGAAGAATTCCTGCACTATGAACTCAAAATTTAAGGAGGGGACATCATGCCTTACGTAAATATTAAAGTAACAAGAGAGAACGGCGGCCTCACAAAGGAAGAGAAAGCGGCACTCGTAAAAGGTGCAACGGATCTTCTTCAAAACACCCTTGGTAAAAACCCTGCTTCGACTGTGGTTGTGATTGATGAAATTGAGACGGATAATTATGGGTTAGGCGGGGAACTCATTACGGAGAGAAGGAAGCGGGAGAATGGGTGAATTAACAAAAGTTCATTCTCCAGCTGTTTCCCGAGAAGCAGTGAAAATGAACGATCTTATCACTAATGAACAGGAATTAAGAGACTACCTCGGTGAGCCGAGTATCAATGCTACAAGTAAAGTCATTCCTTACATCGATGAACATGTGAAAGCATACATAGCAAAATCACCGTTTTTGACGATGTCTACGGCTGATGAAAATGGAATATGTGACGCTTCTCCCCGTGGGGATGCGCCTGGCTTTGTCCAGGTTCAGGATGAAAAGCACCTGCTGATCCCGGAGCGGCCGGGAAATAAACGGGCCGACTCGCTGATGAACATTTTGAAAAATCCAGGGATCGGTCTGTTATTTATGATTCCCGGGTTAGGCGAAACGCTTCGGATTAATGGCAAAGCGCGCCTGGTCAAGGATGCTGAATGGCTGGAGAAGATGGCAGTTCAGGGGAAAGCGCCGCTGCTTGCGATTCAGGTAGAGGTAGAGGAATGTTATATTCATTGCGCCAAAGCCTTTATTCGTTCGGGACTCTGGAAACCGGACTCCTGGCTTGAAAAAGAAGATTTGCCAAAGCCTTCTAAGATTCTTCATGCCCACACGAAGCTGCCCGACACAACACCTGACAGTATTCAAAAGAGGCTTGAGGAAGGGTATCGGGAGCGTCTTTATTAAAATTTTATGGATTCAGCCGGATCATGGCTGAATCCTTTTTTTATTGTAATGGGTGTTACTTTTTCAGACGACAAAGATGATTTGCCGCGAAGCTCATTCAGGGTGATCAGGAATATGGCTCCACGTCCAGGCGTAGCTGGATTGAAGGAATCATGTTCAGAAGTGAAGGGAATCTGTTTAAGAGTGAAGGAATCGAACCCATGGAATGAAGGGAATAGAGTGCGTGAAGAGGCTAGTGAAGGAATAAAGTGACGGAAAGAAGGGATTCAATTCTGGAAAGAAGGATAAAAAAACCAGAACGATTGAATACCTGAACTGAGTGAAGGAATCCCAGTGACGCGCCAAAAACACCCTATGTCCACCCCCGCACAATTTATTCCAAAACCCGTCACCAATCCACTCCTCTTTGCATTCACTAAACTAAACCAAACCATGCCCTCGTTAGAAGGAGGCACAGCGTATGTCGTATCCTTTATTTCCATTTGACCCGGGGAATAACATTGGCAGTAACAGCAGCAACAGTGGCAGTGGCCTGTCTTCCTCGAGGCTTGCGGTGGTGGCTGCTGTTCTGACAACGATAGCGGACGCGATTGGTACGGTTGCCGCAGTCCGCGCAGTAGAAGAGGAAATTCAAAGTAATATTGAAGACCAGCAAAGGCAGGATGAGCAAAATAGAATGCTGCAGGAGCTGCAAAATCAGATTGGAGAGCTTCAGAAGCAAATCGAATCATCGACTCAGTCAGGTCAATCGGCCTCGACGCCATCTTATTCAATTACAATTGAATCGCTCAACATCACACTTCCATCTTCTGAAGCCAACAATGATAAAAATACCTGAAGCGCCTTGGTCTGAAAGGAAGAAGCGGTGACGATTGAAAATTCTCTTTTAAACGGTAACCCTTTGACAGGCAACATAACAAGTTCGCCGCGGGCCAGCTCTTTTTTGATGGCCCATTTCGATAACAGAGTGACGCCAAGTCCGGATTCAACCGCTTCTTTGATCGCCTGCGTGCTACTGAAGATCATCATGTCAGATGGGGTAATATCAAGCTGCTTGAAAACATGCTCTGCTGCTTCACGCGTTCCTGAACCTTCTTCCCGGCAGATCCACAGCTGATCAGCCAGCAATGAAGCCCCCAGTCTTTTTCTTTGCGCTAAAGGATGCCTGGATGATGCGACAATTACCATTTCATCTTCGGAATGTTTAGCTGAGGTTAATACTTTTTCCTGTTTAAAATGACCCTCGACGATCCCGATATCAAGCTGATTGCGACTGACCAAATCAGCGATGTGAGCCGTATTGCCGATTTCAACGGATGGCTGTATATCAGGATAAAGCTGATGCAGCTTTGCAATAATTGGCGGCAGCACATATTCACCAAAGGTATAGCTCGCTCCGATCGTCAGTGGGCCGCTTGCCTGATTGGTGACGTCATCAACCAGCCGTTGCATGTGCTGATAAAGACGGTCCATTTCTTTTGCGTGATGAAAGACGATTTCACCAGCCTGATTCAACCGCACATATTTATTCGTGCGTTCGAGCAGTCTTGTACCCATTTTCTCTTCAAATGATCTGATATGCTGACTGACAGCGGATTGTGTCATGTGAAGCGTTTCTGCTGCTTTTGAAAAGCTTTTTTGTTCAGCGACCGTGATAAAGATTTGCATTTGCTGATCCATCGGAATCACCTCAATTATCATTTTACTTATTGTTATTATTATAAATATTAATTTTTCTTATGAACAGTTTAGGCGTATGATGTGCAATAGAGGAGTGACGCATCATGACGTTATCATCAAAACAGGCATGGCTTAGCGGCGTGCTTTTTACTTTTTTTATCGCCCTTCTCGGGTATTTACTTGCTTTGGTCCCAGGGTTTGACCGTGTGGGTCAGCTGGCTGGAGCGATTGTACTGGCGGTTTTTTACCGGCAGATTTTCGGTTATCCGGATAAAATCCGTTCAGGCATCACGTTTTCCACGAAACGCCTGTTGCGTGTGGCGATCGTGTTATATGGATTGAAGCTGAATATTGAAATTGTGCTGAATGACGGGCTGGGATTGCTCGTGCGGGATGCTGCTGTTATTATCTTCGCGATTTTTGCGACGATCTGGCTGGCGAAAAAGCTCCGTGCTGATCGAAGTATTTCGCTGCTGGTGGCGGTTGGAACGGGCGTTTGTGGTGCGGCAGCGATCGCAGCTGTAGCGCCGATTATCCGTGCAAAAGAAAGGGATACTGCGATCGCCGTTGGCATGATCGCTTTACTCGGCACGATTTTTGCGTTGGCTTATACATTGCTGCGCCCTATTCTTCCTTTAGATGATGTGCAGTACGGCACGTGGGTGGGATTAAGTCTTCATGAGATTGCCCATGTAGCGCTTGCCGGAGAACCTGCGGGTGAAGAGGGGCTGGCGATGGCGCTGCTTGCAAAGCTTGGGCGCGTATTTCTATTAATCCCACTTTGTCTAATTCTCGTTTACTGGGTCAACCGCAAAACAGAGGCTTCAGAATCTGCTGAAGCTAAGATTGTTTTTCCGTGGTTTTTAGTAGGATTTTTATTACTAAGTGTGATTGGAACGTATGTGATTGGACCCGTTATCCCGGTGTCCGACCAGGTATTAGCTTTCATTTCTGACCTTACTACATGGCTGTTGACTGCCGCGATGGTGGGGCTTGGATTGAATGTCAGTCTGCAGGACATTCGTGACCGCGCCATGAAGCCATTTTTAGTTATTTTGACAGTCTCAATCGTGCTATCTGTGTGGACTTATTTTATTGTGTGAATAATCGAAAAAGGTAGTGTATGGAAACCCTGTCCGTTACAATAAATGTAATGGACAGGGTTTTTTATGTGGAGAGGATGCTGTAAATGTGGATTGATGTGTTAGCAGATTTAGGTATGAGCATACAAATGTTTTTTCGCAGTACGCCGTCAGATGATGTCGTAAACCTGAACCGCAACATGCTGAGCCGGAGTGCCCGCTTTCAGTCTTATCTTCAGGAGCATTCGAAAAAGGTTGAGAAGGATGACGCGGTAAGATATGTGATTGGCAAAGCGAATCCGGATCGGGCTTTGAAAGATGAAAGGTATGCAGAGAAGCTTGAAAGGAAGCTGATTAAGGCACTTAAATGAGGTGAATCGGATGGGATGGGCTCTCTTACTTGCTCTATTTTATGCACCGATGTTTTATCAAATCCATAAGCGCCTTCGCTATCTGGAAAACCGTGTGGCGGAGCTTGAAGGTGAGAAAGAAGGGAGGGTGACTAAATGAAAATCCAGACAGAGGCAGTTCATGCATTAACGGAATCTTTGATCGGGAATCCGTTAGTGAAAGCCATCATTTTAAAAGGCTCGCTGGGAAGAGGAGAGGGAGACGATTTTTCAGATGTCGATCTGTATTGCTTTGTAGAGAAAGAGGATACGGAACGATTTCTAAAGGACCGTATCCGGCACCTTGAAGCTTATAGACCGATTCTTTTTTATGAGGATTGCTTTATTATCGCCCCTCAGATCATTGCTGTGTATGACAATCTTCTGCATGTTGATCTGTTTACAGTGACAGAGGAAACGTTTAAAACATCAGATTTTTTTGAGGTGCTGTATGACCCGCACGACATCATGGGTCCGTTTGTTTCGAGGCAGCATTTGACGCTATCTGAGGAAGAGTTTGAGGAGGAGGCTTACGGTGTAGCGTGGTTTCTTTTTCAATACAGAAAAGCCTGCAAGCGCGGCAATGACGTGTGGGCGGTTGAACTGTTACATGCGGCTACGAAAAGTCTGGCAAAGGTCGTGCTGCATCAATACAGGCCTGACCGGGCCCAGCTCGGATTGAAGTGTCTGGAGAAAGAACTTCCGGATGCTCAGCTCTCAGAGTTTCGTTCTATTTTGTCGAAGCTGACACCTGTTCATCATAAACAGGCAGCTGATGAGATTCTTTTATATTTAGAGAGAGAAGGCGACTGGCTGGAGGAGACATTGGGTGAGCGTTCGTACGCCAAACGATTTTTAATGAAAATACAGGAGGTGTTCCGTGAAGAATTCATCGTTGGACAACGGGAACAGCGCTAAGGTGCGCCTTGACCATTATTCAGACAAATATGCTGAAGATTTAAAGCGATATGTATTGCCTCCTGAACAGCTCCCGTTTACGGCAATGCCGCTTCGGAAATTGGAGGAGCTTAAGGCAGGTCAGCATCCAGTCGTAATCACAGCCGGGGAGCAGGCGGTTGGATTTTTCATTTTACATACGAATGAGTTTGTGAGGACATTAACGGATCATCCGGCAGCCATTCTGCTGGGGTCCTTTTCAGTGTCGGCTGATCAGCAAGGGAAAGGATATGGTAAAGCGGGCTTACGGCTGTTATCTGACTGGGTCAAGCAGGCGTTACCGGGTTATTCAGAGATCGTGCTCTCGGTGAACCTGAAAAACGACCGCGCATTTGATTTGTATTGCAAAGTTGGATTTCAAGACACAGGAAGACGGATCGGCGGACCCATAGGTGATCAGCGGGTGATGAGGATGGAGGTGTGAGGTTGGATCAAAGGGTGAAGGAGATCAGAAAAGAAGAAAAAGCCTATCATGACAAGGTTTACGAGGAATTGGTTTTATTTGAGCCTGGTTCCTGGCTTCGGAGTCCAGTTCGATCTGTTATTCAGACAGTAGATTTGTTTGAACATAAGAATATCCATGTATTGGATCTCGGTTCAGGTGTAGGGAGGAACAGTATTCCCATTGCACAGAAGGTTCAAAGTTCAGGTGGTATGGTGACGTGTGTAGACCTCTTGGAATCAGCAATTGTTAAGCTGCGTGATTACAGGCTTCAGTATGGAGTAGAGAATCAAATCAAAGGTTTTGAGTCCGCGATCGAAGACTTTAGGATCGATGAAAATACATATGATTATATTGTGGCAGTCTCGAGCCTTGAGCATTGTGCCAGTTTGAATGATTTTAAAGAAATCCTTTCTAATATGAGAGCTGGTACAAGAGAGAGAGGTATACACTATTTGGTGATTAATACGGATATGGAAGAGATTGATATGACCACAGGGAAACGGTTGAATGTCCAGTTAGAAGTCGATTTGTCTACCAGAGATTTAGATGCTATTTTGACGAGCGGTTATCAGGGATGGGATGTATTAGATCATCACATAAAAGAGTTAACGTTTGAAATTGAGAGAAACGGTCTGGCCGTTCAACTTAATACAAAGGCCGTTACATTTGTGGTGAGAAAACCATGAAATTCTACATCGCATCCGGCTTTCAAAATAAACATGCAGTTCAGCACGTAAGTCAATCACTGAAAACAAATGGCTGGATTCATACATATGACTGGACAAAAAATGAGCGGGCGAGCAGTTATGACATGCTGCAAGAGGTTGGGGAGCTGGAACGTGAGGCGGTTTTAGCGGCTGATTTGTTGATCGTGCTGTTACCTGGCGGGAAAGGAACACATATTGAAATGGGGCTTGCCCTTGCTCAAAGAAAGAAGATTTATTTAGTTGCGCCGGATGAACGTGCGTGGGATTTTGACCAGACCAGTACGTTTTATCATTTGCCGGAGGTTGAACGTTTTACGGGAAGTGTTGAGGAATTTATCTTTTACATGTTAGGGGATTTAAAATGAAGATTCTAAACTATGACAAACAATTCGAGCAGAGCTGGCTCAGATGCAGGCTGCTTTCTTATTTCTACTCTGCCTTTTATGAAGATGTTTTGCGTGAAAAACCGGGATTTTCAAATCGAACGATTGAGCTGATCGCGGTACAGGATGACGAGGTCATTGGGTTAATAGATGTGGTACTCGATGATCCTGAGAATAAGCTTACCTTTTTGAGAAAAGAACATGGTGCTTTTATCGCTACAATCGCTGTGCATCCTGATCACCAAAATAACGGGATTGCGCAGGCGTTATATGACGAAGCGATGAAGAGATTAGACCAATATGAGGGCTTGTCCTTTATTGAACTTTATACGCGTGATGATGAGGCGGCAAACCGCTTTTATGAAAAACAAGGGTTTATTCAGTCAGTGAAATATTATGATGTTTTTGGTGTAGAAAAGGGTCTGAGAAAACCAGTTAGCGTAAAGCTGGGAGAGGGAAGAGTGCTGGCCGAAAGTGATGGAAAACCGGTTGGATTTGCATTGGTGGACAGCATTTATGAAGCCTATGACGAGAAGGGTGTTGACCAGATAGACCATGACCGGGTTGTGCCGGTTTATGGGTATTTGAAGGAGCTTTAATCGACCATTTCATTCCTTGATGGGAGGCTTGGGTGATGAAGACACTGCGTGTTGCATCAATCATCGAGTGGAGAAAGTGGCTAGAGCAAAATCATCTAAATGAACGGGAGGTTTGGCTTGAAAATCCACGCATAGAAAATGGTTATATGCTTGATTATATTGAAACAGTGGAAGAAGCCATTTGCTTTGGCTGGATTGATGGCATTGCAAAAAAATCAGAAGAGGGTCACATGCTTCAGAGGTTCACTCCAAGGAAAAAGAATAGTAACTGGACTGAGCTAAACAAAGAAAGAGCCAGAAGGTTAATCCGCCTTGGAAAAATGCATCCATCAGGATATTCAGTATGTCCAAATTTAGATGAGAAGTCTTTTGTTATCCAGCCTGAGGTGTACAAAACAATAATCGAAGATGAACATGTAAAGAGCCGATTTGAAGCACTGCCTGACCTCTACAAGCGGGTGAGAATTGGTTATATTCAGGAATTCCGGCCGGGATATCCTGAGTTTGAAAAGAGGTTAGCAAACTTTATTCTTAAAACAAAACAGGGCAAAATGTATGGGAATTGGAACGATGGAGGGAAGCTGACAGATGAAAATTAATGGGATCAATCATCTATTATTCTCTGTATCAAATCTGGATGCATCTATTTCATTTTATGAAACAGTATTTGATGCAAAACTTCTTGTGAAAGGAAATACGACAGCTTATTTTGACCTGAACGGAATTTGGCTTGCGTTAAACGAAGAAAAAGAGAT
Coding sequences:
- a CDS encoding class I SAM-dependent DNA methyltransferase, whose protein sequence is MMKDNLQPYHNPEKYDYIQENYKADLPFILDYAQRIKPEHIIELACGTGRLTIPVAKQGYDVTGVDLHQGMLDRAKEKAEAVGVQIDWIQQDCTKLSLPRSASLVYMTGNSFQHFLTNDMQDQLMLSVKEHLHAGGYFIFNTRNPLLHDLAEVDEYKTRYSDASGRRVVEENREVYDPITQVQDCFQTRRTFDQDKEVETEEISIRIRFTFPLELERLMKQHGYEIEGFYGGWGLESLKKESSELVVVVKRGEADQTE
- a CDS encoding HIT family protein, whose product is MRTLILANGEEVQVKCLSCAITGGLVEPEGGVICETEYFHAHQDVAYPIPGLVILASKRHITCLDELTEKERLDYITTMSRIRAAQREELGIEHVYYFYNEDTTHHFHIWMVPRYDWMKDFGRSVESLRPAMLHARHELNTDENRKIVHNGIAALSKALNMTK
- a CDS encoding GNAT family N-acetyltransferase, which produces MNILFAAKEDSKELAPLFDAYRQFYNQPSNLDGAEAYLSERLAEGESIIFFAKEGDEVLGFTQLYPTFSSISMRRAWILNDLYVSEQARKKGVGERLLQQVKEFAEETSAASVSLSTAPDNEKAQRLYERNGYVRDEEFLHYELKI
- a CDS encoding tautomerase family protein, whose protein sequence is MPYVNIKVTRENGGLTKEEKAALVKGATDLLQNTLGKNPASTVVVIDEIETDNYGLGGELITERRKRENG
- a CDS encoding pyridoxamine 5'-phosphate oxidase family protein; this translates as MGELTKVHSPAVSREAVKMNDLITNEQELRDYLGEPSINATSKVIPYIDEHVKAYIAKSPFLTMSTADENGICDASPRGDAPGFVQVQDEKHLLIPERPGNKRADSLMNILKNPGIGLLFMIPGLGETLRINGKARLVKDAEWLEKMAVQGKAPLLAIQVEVEECYIHCAKAFIRSGLWKPDSWLEKEDLPKPSKILHAHTKLPDTTPDSIQKRLEEGYRERLY
- a CDS encoding LysR family transcriptional regulator, translating into MDQQMQIFITVAEQKSFSKAAETLHMTQSAVSQHIRSFEEKMGTRLLERTNKYVRLNQAGEIVFHHAKEMDRLYQHMQRLVDDVTNQASGPLTIGASYTFGEYVLPPIIAKLHQLYPDIQPSVEIGNTAHIADLVSRNQLDIGIVEGHFKQEKVLTSAKHSEDEMVIVASSRHPLAQRKRLGASLLADQLWICREEGSGTREAAEHVFKQLDITPSDMMIFSSTQAIKEAVESGLGVTLLSKWAIKKELARGELVMLPVKGLPFKREFSIVTASSFQTKALQVFLSLLASEDGSVMLSDSIVIE
- a CDS encoding YeiH family protein, producing MTLSSKQAWLSGVLFTFFIALLGYLLALVPGFDRVGQLAGAIVLAVFYRQIFGYPDKIRSGITFSTKRLLRVAIVLYGLKLNIEIVLNDGLGLLVRDAAVIIFAIFATIWLAKKLRADRSISLLVAVGTGVCGAAAIAAVAPIIRAKERDTAIAVGMIALLGTIFALAYTLLRPILPLDDVQYGTWVGLSLHEIAHVALAGEPAGEEGLAMALLAKLGRVFLLIPLCLILVYWVNRKTEASESAEAKIVFPWFLVGFLLLSVIGTYVIGPVIPVSDQVLAFISDLTTWLLTAAMVGLGLNVSLQDIRDRAMKPFLVILTVSIVLSVWTYFIV
- a CDS encoding nucleotidyltransferase domain-containing protein — its product is MKIQTEAVHALTESLIGNPLVKAIILKGSLGRGEGDDFSDVDLYCFVEKEDTERFLKDRIRHLEAYRPILFYEDCFIIAPQIIAVYDNLLHVDLFTVTEETFKTSDFFEVLYDPHDIMGPFVSRQHLTLSEEEFEEEAYGVAWFLFQYRKACKRGNDVWAVELLHAATKSLAKVVLHQYRPDRAQLGLKCLEKELPDAQLSEFRSILSKLTPVHHKQAADEILLYLEREGDWLEETLGERSYAKRFLMKIQEVFREEFIVGQREQR
- a CDS encoding GNAT family N-acetyltransferase, whose protein sequence is MKNSSLDNGNSAKVRLDHYSDKYAEDLKRYVLPPEQLPFTAMPLRKLEELKAGQHPVVITAGEQAVGFFILHTNEFVRTLTDHPAAILLGSFSVSADQQGKGYGKAGLRLLSDWVKQALPGYSEIVLSVNLKNDRAFDLYCKVGFQDTGRRIGGPIGDQRVMRMEV
- a CDS encoding class I SAM-dependent methyltransferase, translated to MDQRVKEIRKEEKAYHDKVYEELVLFEPGSWLRSPVRSVIQTVDLFEHKNIHVLDLGSGVGRNSIPIAQKVQSSGGMVTCVDLLESAIVKLRDYRLQYGVENQIKGFESAIEDFRIDENTYDYIVAVSSLEHCASLNDFKEILSNMRAGTRERGIHYLVINTDMEEIDMTTGKRLNVQLEVDLSTRDLDAILTSGYQGWDVLDHHIKELTFEIERNGLAVQLNTKAVTFVVRKP
- a CDS encoding nucleoside 2-deoxyribosyltransferase; the encoded protein is MKFYIASGFQNKHAVQHVSQSLKTNGWIHTYDWTKNERASSYDMLQEVGELEREAVLAADLLIVLLPGGKGTHIEMGLALAQRKKIYLVAPDERAWDFDQTSTFYHLPEVERFTGSVEEFIFYMLGDLK
- a CDS encoding GNAT family N-acetyltransferase, producing the protein MKILNYDKQFEQSWLRCRLLSYFYSAFYEDVLREKPGFSNRTIELIAVQDDEVIGLIDVVLDDPENKLTFLRKEHGAFIATIAVHPDHQNNGIAQALYDEAMKRLDQYEGLSFIELYTRDDEAANRFYEKQGFIQSVKYYDVFGVEKGLRKPVSVKLGEGRVLAESDGKPVGFALVDSIYEAYDEKGVDQIDHDRVVPVYGYLKEL
- a CDS encoding YdeI/OmpD-associated family protein; amino-acid sequence: MKTLRVASIIEWRKWLEQNHLNEREVWLENPRIENGYMLDYIETVEEAICFGWIDGIAKKSEEGHMLQRFTPRKKNSNWTELNKERARRLIRLGKMHPSGYSVCPNLDEKSFVIQPEVYKTIIEDEHVKSRFEALPDLYKRVRIGYIQEFRPGYPEFEKRLANFILKTKQGKMYGNWNDGGKLTDEN